One region of Arthrobacter sp. StoSoilB22 genomic DNA includes:
- a CDS encoding DUF559 domain-containing protein yields MARTGQLLAAGYSRKDIARLPGQGAKQPRRGISMLAEHRPELATALRYNSYVSCASAAQHYGLWIRKAPDLHHLACNHGHGTGFVRHRTMRFEPHPSLPIAAVEDVVLHAMACLEPPASTAMAVSAIRLHGVPLDLLKEQLRGDRSRPVLNALKDFNLRAESIVEVDAQHLLRTHGIAFDAQVAIPGVGRVDLVIEEFLIIEVDGFAFHSDRKALRNDLARNNASTINGYLVLRYPPEVIWFEPERVIAEIRAVLTLRRDAPAQLVGSLLL; encoded by the coding sequence GTGGCTCGGACCGGCCAGCTCCTGGCAGCCGGCTATTCCCGCAAGGACATCGCGCGCCTCCCGGGCCAGGGGGCGAAACAACCACGGCGTGGCATCTCCATGCTTGCGGAGCACAGACCCGAGTTGGCAACTGCCCTCCGCTACAACTCCTATGTCTCCTGCGCCAGCGCTGCACAACACTACGGATTGTGGATACGCAAAGCACCTGACCTCCACCATCTGGCATGCAATCACGGTCACGGCACCGGGTTCGTCAGGCACAGAACCATGAGATTCGAACCCCATCCCAGCCTCCCGATTGCCGCAGTGGAGGATGTGGTCCTTCACGCCATGGCTTGCCTGGAGCCGCCCGCTTCAACGGCAATGGCCGTCTCGGCAATTCGTTTGCACGGTGTACCGCTGGACCTACTGAAGGAACAACTTCGTGGGGACAGGTCGCGGCCCGTCCTCAACGCGCTCAAGGATTTCAACCTGCGCGCAGAGTCCATTGTTGAGGTCGATGCCCAGCACTTGCTCCGCACACACGGAATTGCCTTCGACGCCCAGGTGGCAATACCTGGCGTCGGGCGCGTCGACCTCGTTATCGAAGAATTCCTCATCATTGAAGTGGACGGCTTCGCGTTTCACTCCGACAGAAAGGCCCTTCGCAACGATCTGGCACGGAACAACGCCTCCACCATCAACGGGTATTTGGTCCTGAGGTACCCGCCGGAAGTCATCTGGTTCGAGCCGGAGCGGGTTATTGCGGAGATCCGGGCGGTTCTCACGCTGCGTCGGGATGCTCCTGCCCAGTTGGTAGGCAGCCTCCTACTCTGA
- the speB gene encoding agmatinase: MEELRIEANGNLGPIDSSRIPRYAGAATYSRLPRLDQVSKADVTVVGVPFDSGVSYRPGARFGANHVREASRLLRPYNPAWDVSPFENIQVADAGDMAVNPFNINEAIETIQQNALDLTANGSKLVTLGGDHTIALPLLRAAAERAGEPIAMLHFDAHLDTWDTYFGAEYTHGTPFRRAVEEGILDTEAISHVGTRGPLYGKKDLDDDHRFGFGIVTSADVYYQGVLETVAKIRDRIGNRPLYISVDIDVLDPAHAPGTGTPEAGGITSRELLEIIRGFRGMNLVGADIVEVAPAYDHAEITGVAGSHVAYELVTLMADNAVEGDRQGAPNGYAQQALGARIAELAQVTGATGDQR, translated from the coding sequence TTGGAAGAGCTCCGCATTGAGGCCAACGGGAACCTCGGCCCCATCGATTCATCCCGCATCCCGCGATACGCCGGTGCCGCTACCTATTCCCGCCTGCCCCGCCTGGACCAGGTCTCCAAGGCTGACGTCACCGTTGTTGGCGTCCCCTTCGACTCCGGCGTTTCCTACCGCCCTGGCGCGCGCTTCGGTGCCAACCATGTGCGTGAAGCCAGCCGCCTGCTCCGTCCCTACAACCCGGCATGGGACGTCAGCCCGTTCGAGAACATCCAGGTTGCCGACGCCGGCGACATGGCCGTGAACCCGTTCAACATCAACGAGGCCATCGAGACCATCCAGCAAAACGCCTTGGATCTCACGGCCAACGGCAGCAAACTGGTCACTCTCGGTGGCGACCACACCATCGCCCTGCCTCTGTTGAGGGCAGCCGCTGAGCGTGCCGGTGAGCCCATCGCGATGCTCCACTTCGACGCACACCTGGACACCTGGGATACCTACTTTGGCGCCGAGTACACGCACGGCACCCCGTTCCGACGGGCCGTGGAAGAGGGCATCCTTGACACCGAGGCCATCAGCCACGTCGGTACCCGCGGTCCGCTGTATGGCAAGAAGGACCTCGACGACGACCACCGCTTCGGCTTCGGAATCGTCACCTCCGCAGACGTCTACTACCAGGGCGTCCTTGAGACCGTGGCCAAGATCCGCGACCGCATCGGCAACCGTCCGCTGTACATCTCCGTGGACATTGACGTTCTTGATCCGGCGCACGCGCCCGGCACCGGCACTCCTGAAGCCGGCGGCATCACCAGCCGCGAGCTCCTGGAAATCATCCGTGGTTTCCGGGGCATGAACCTCGTTGGTGCGGACATCGTTGAAGTTGCTCCGGCCTACGACCACGCGGAAATTACCGGTGTTGCAGGCAGCCACGTAGCCTACGAGCTCGTGACCCTCATGGCGGACAACGCAGTGGAAGGTGACCGCCAAGGTGCCCCCAACGGCTACGCGCAGCAGGCCCTCGGCGCCCGCATCGCGGAACTCGCGCAGGTAACCGGAGCAACCGGAGACCAGCGATGA
- a CDS encoding thiamine pyrophosphate-binding protein: MIDFDPGTAAPTKGTNQRNGGDLVVETLEALGAKTVFGIPGQHALGLFDAMGRGNLHFVSSRVENNSAFAADGYSRATGEVGVLFLSTGPGALTSLAGLQEAYATGVPMVVVASQIPLDGLGARRKGMLHQLDDQKASAANVTKSQRLIQHASGIPSAIQDAWTEAISSPQGPVWIEIPQNVLLDPIMVPPVEDALAEALDNPPRVELIREAVKWLSTAERPAIIAGGGTRRGRAEKSLLSIAEQLRAPVICTPGGNGAFPWTHELSLQSWIEDRYMTDVLEDADVLIVIGSSLGEVTSNYFTFEPRGRIIQIDAEPRVLESNRPGLGIRADAGQALAALDEALAAAGAADSVKRDWHGTSPEDVVKESLAKVKARLESQDLAKELKFMADIREAVPADMQTFWDMTISAYWGWSCWDARQGQFHSAQGAGGLGYGFPAAIGGAVGLETTGKPSRVLAVSGDGSSMYSISELATAKQHNVPVTWLIVDDGGYGILREYMVGAFGQATATELARPDFVKLAESFGVPARRVSPEEVGDALKASFAADGPNVVVVETLLKMFGPTHLDD; the protein is encoded by the coding sequence ATGATCGATTTCGATCCGGGCACAGCAGCCCCCACCAAGGGCACCAACCAGCGAAACGGTGGGGACCTCGTCGTCGAGACCCTTGAAGCGCTGGGCGCGAAGACAGTCTTCGGTATCCCGGGCCAGCACGCCCTGGGTCTCTTCGACGCCATGGGTCGCGGCAACTTGCACTTCGTTTCCTCCCGTGTGGAGAACAACTCGGCCTTCGCAGCCGACGGGTATTCACGTGCCACCGGCGAGGTGGGTGTGCTGTTCCTGTCCACCGGGCCCGGTGCGCTGACGTCCCTGGCCGGTTTGCAGGAGGCCTATGCCACAGGTGTTCCCATGGTGGTTGTGGCCAGCCAGATTCCGCTCGATGGCCTGGGTGCCCGCCGCAAGGGCATGTTGCACCAGCTCGACGACCAGAAGGCCTCGGCCGCGAACGTCACCAAGAGCCAGCGACTGATCCAGCACGCCTCGGGCATCCCCTCGGCCATCCAGGACGCGTGGACCGAAGCGATCTCCTCACCGCAGGGCCCTGTGTGGATCGAAATCCCGCAAAACGTCCTGCTGGACCCGATCATGGTTCCCCCGGTGGAGGACGCCCTCGCCGAAGCACTCGACAACCCGCCGCGCGTCGAGCTGATCCGCGAGGCCGTGAAGTGGCTTTCGACGGCGGAACGTCCGGCCATCATCGCCGGCGGCGGTACCCGTCGTGGCCGGGCCGAGAAGTCGTTGCTCTCGATCGCCGAGCAATTACGGGCTCCGGTCATTTGCACCCCGGGCGGCAACGGCGCGTTCCCGTGGACCCACGAGCTGTCCTTACAGTCGTGGATCGAGGACCGGTATATGACCGACGTCCTGGAAGACGCCGATGTGCTGATCGTGATCGGCTCCTCCCTGGGTGAAGTGACCTCGAACTACTTCACGTTCGAACCACGCGGCCGGATCATCCAGATCGACGCCGAACCCCGCGTCCTGGAATCCAACCGGCCCGGTTTGGGCATCCGTGCCGACGCCGGCCAGGCCCTAGCGGCCCTGGACGAAGCCCTCGCAGCTGCCGGTGCCGCGGACTCCGTGAAGCGTGACTGGCACGGCACCAGCCCGGAGGACGTGGTCAAGGAATCCCTGGCCAAGGTCAAGGCCCGCCTGGAATCACAGGACCTGGCCAAGGAACTGAAGTTCATGGCCGACATCCGCGAGGCTGTTCCGGCTGACATGCAGACGTTCTGGGACATGACCATCTCTGCGTACTGGGGCTGGAGCTGCTGGGACGCCCGGCAGGGCCAGTTCCACTCCGCCCAAGGCGCCGGCGGCTTGGGCTACGGCTTCCCTGCGGCAATCGGCGGTGCCGTGGGACTGGAGACCACCGGCAAGCCGAGCAGGGTGCTGGCCGTTTCCGGTGACGGATCCTCCATGTACTCCATCTCCGAGCTCGCCACCGCCAAGCAGCACAACGTCCCGGTCACCTGGCTGATTGTGGACGACGGCGGCTACGGCATCCTGCGCGAGTACATGGTGGGCGCCTTTGGCCAAGCCACCGCCACCGAGCTCGCCCGCCCGGACTTCGTGAAGCTTGCCGAGTCCTTCGGCGTCCCGGCGCGCCGGGTTTCCCCGGAGGAAGTGGGGGACGCGCTCAAGGCGTCCTTCGCAGCGGACGGACCCAACGTCGTCGTGGTTGAGACCCTGCTGAAGATGTTCGGCCCCACGCATTTGGACGACTAA
- a CDS encoding MDR family MFS transporter, with protein sequence MATPAVQNTKAVDASASPAASKAAAPMTHRQIMEALTGLLAAFFTAILSSTIVANALPTIMSELKGTQTDFAWVITAALLANAATTPIWGKLADLFDKKLLVQLSIIIFVAGSVMAGLSETIPLLLTARVIQGVAMGGLTALAQAIIGSMIPPRDRGKYSGYMGAVMAVGTAGGPLLGGFIVDSPLGWRWTFFVCVPLAVVALILLQVTLKIEHIKRPAKIDWLGSILLTSGVSLLLIWVSFAGNPDYYDWFSWQSALMVGGGVALLAVLVFVETKVAQPIIPLKIISERTTALAIVASVAVGIAMFGSSTFLGQYFQVARGATPTEAGLLTLPMIAGNLIGSVASGILISRFGKWKRFLIAGSVLLIGGLAFAGTMDHTTELWIVAIYTGVFGLGLGMLMQNLVLAVQNTVQAKDIGTASASVAFFRSVGGAIGVSVLGAIMSNHVKELAVEGMTAAGIPAQGGASGASMDLADMPAPIADIMRAAYGDATAQIFLISAIISVVALLAVLFIKERPLRRTVDAAPEKELVATASGDAGMSLDTASMDAVKASDDGARRPSAHPAVSVGGRQVGADRQVPVGDRQAPVGDRQVPNPESGSDLDLEFARILTQERPHGTADVKEVQEQLSRTQYVLAEQQLQLSRANVELQARLREQQTIAEQQAHTAEELAAIRKELKRERRQQERMALLLLQGVEARSDHGKHAG encoded by the coding sequence ATGGCCACACCAGCAGTTCAGAACACCAAGGCGGTGGACGCCTCAGCCAGCCCCGCGGCCAGCAAAGCCGCAGCGCCCATGACGCACCGGCAGATCATGGAAGCCCTCACCGGCCTCCTCGCCGCCTTCTTCACCGCAATCCTCAGCAGCACTATTGTTGCCAACGCATTGCCCACCATCATGTCCGAGCTCAAGGGCACCCAAACCGACTTCGCCTGGGTCATCACGGCAGCGTTGCTGGCCAACGCTGCAACCACACCCATCTGGGGCAAGCTCGCCGACCTTTTCGACAAGAAGCTCCTGGTCCAGCTGAGCATCATCATCTTTGTGGCCGGCTCAGTCATGGCTGGACTGTCCGAAACCATTCCGCTGCTGCTCACCGCCCGCGTCATCCAAGGCGTGGCCATGGGTGGCCTCACAGCCTTGGCCCAGGCAATCATCGGCTCCATGATTCCGCCGCGCGACCGCGGTAAATACTCCGGTTACATGGGTGCCGTCATGGCCGTTGGCACTGCTGGCGGACCGCTGTTGGGCGGCTTCATCGTTGACAGCCCGTTGGGCTGGCGCTGGACGTTCTTCGTCTGCGTGCCGCTGGCCGTCGTCGCGCTCATACTGCTGCAGGTGACGCTGAAAATCGAGCACATCAAGCGTCCCGCCAAGATCGACTGGCTCGGTTCCATCCTGCTGACCTCCGGCGTCAGCCTGTTGCTGATCTGGGTTTCCTTCGCCGGCAACCCCGACTACTACGACTGGTTCTCCTGGCAGTCCGCCCTCATGGTGGGTGGCGGCGTAGCTCTTCTGGCTGTGCTCGTGTTCGTGGAAACCAAGGTGGCCCAGCCCATCATCCCCCTCAAGATCATCTCCGAGCGCACCACGGCCCTGGCCATTGTTGCCTCCGTTGCGGTGGGCATCGCCATGTTCGGTTCGTCCACCTTCCTGGGTCAGTACTTCCAGGTTGCCCGCGGCGCCACACCCACCGAGGCAGGGCTGCTGACGCTGCCCATGATCGCCGGAAACCTTATTGGTTCGGTCGCTTCGGGCATCCTGATCAGCCGCTTCGGTAAGTGGAAGAGGTTCCTGATTGCAGGCTCCGTCCTCCTCATTGGCGGTCTCGCATTCGCCGGAACCATGGACCACACCACTGAACTGTGGATAGTGGCGATCTACACCGGTGTGTTCGGGCTCGGCCTGGGCATGCTGATGCAGAACCTGGTCCTCGCTGTTCAGAACACCGTCCAGGCCAAGGACATCGGAACCGCGAGTGCCTCCGTGGCGTTCTTCCGCTCGGTTGGTGGCGCAATCGGCGTATCCGTTCTCGGTGCCATCATGTCCAACCACGTGAAGGAACTCGCTGTTGAGGGCATGACTGCCGCAGGGATCCCTGCCCAGGGTGGCGCGTCCGGAGCGAGCATGGACCTGGCTGACATGCCTGCCCCCATCGCGGACATCATGCGCGCTGCCTACGGTGACGCGACTGCTCAAATCTTCCTGATCTCCGCGATCATCAGCGTCGTTGCCCTCCTCGCCGTGCTGTTCATCAAGGAGCGTCCACTGCGACGCACCGTGGATGCAGCTCCTGAGAAAGAACTGGTTGCCACGGCTTCAGGGGACGCCGGAATGTCACTGGACACGGCGTCCATGGACGCAGTGAAAGCGTCCGACGACGGCGCCCGCCGCCCAAGTGCCCATCCTGCGGTTTCGGTGGGCGGACGTCAGGTAGGGGCGGACCGTCAGGTTCCGGTAGGGGACCGTCAGGCTCCGGTAGGGGACCGTCAGGTTCCAAACCCGGAGTCAGGATCCGATCTTGACCTCGAGTTCGCTCGGATCCTCACGCAGGAACGGCCTCACGGCACCGCTGATGTGAAGGAAGTCCAGGAGCAGTTGTCCCGTACCCAGTACGTTCTGGCGGAACAGCAGCTTCAGCTGAGCCGTGCCAACGTGGAGCTGCAGGCCCGGTTGCGGGAGCAGCAGACCATTGCCGAGCAGCAAGCCCACACCGCGGAAGAGCTTGCAGCGATCCGCAAAGAACTCAAGCGTGAGCGCAGGCAGCAGGAGCGCATGGCGTTGCTGCTCCTCCAAGGCGTCGAAGCCCGTTCGGACCACGGCAAGCACGCAGGCTAA
- a CDS encoding MarR family transcriptional regulator — translation MSVGSATATDLVHQIFDLQRTLRCVVTAHMARVPDVGMAVQGVMRFIGEGETRATHLATRLGVSAPVLSRHVTELEELGFVVRRPDPADGRAQLLALTEEGSAKLREFEEQRSVRLRDYLADWSEADALEASQVINKLTESLKDSIRATAAGSITTNQTA, via the coding sequence ATGTCCGTCGGTTCCGCCACAGCAACCGATCTTGTGCATCAAATCTTCGACCTCCAGCGCACACTGCGCTGTGTGGTGACCGCCCATATGGCCCGCGTTCCCGACGTCGGAATGGCTGTTCAAGGGGTGATGCGATTCATTGGCGAGGGGGAGACCCGCGCTACGCATCTGGCCACGCGGCTCGGTGTCAGCGCACCGGTCCTGAGCCGGCACGTCACCGAACTCGAGGAACTGGGCTTCGTGGTCAGGCGGCCCGATCCCGCGGACGGCAGGGCCCAACTGCTTGCCCTGACGGAGGAAGGCTCCGCGAAACTGCGCGAATTCGAAGAACAACGCAGCGTGAGACTGCGCGATTACCTGGCGGATTGGAGCGAGGCTGACGCCCTCGAGGCCTCCCAGGTCATCAACAAACTCACCGAGTCACTCAAGGACTCAATCCGGGCAACGGCGGCCGGCTCCATCACAACCAACCAGACAGCTTAG
- a CDS encoding amino acid transporter, translating into MTTLSRPPADPANRPKNSFKLKPWLLEGMPDTSGKRQGPHGRPADSHKPQAWWKVMCLTGLDYFSTLGYQPAIAALAAGLLSPLATLLLVLATLAGALPVYRRVAKESPRGEGSIAMLERLLPRWGGKLFVLALLGFAATDFMITITLSAADATAHLIENPFAPHFLEGQQVVITLALIAGLGVVFLRGFKEAINVAVVLVAAFLALNLVVIVVSMTHLFTEAGVITDWWSALTTSHGDPIMMIALALLVFPRLALGLSGFETGVAVMPQIKGHATDTDAKPTGRIKGAHKLLTTAAIIMSSFLITSSFTTVMLIPAAEFQDGGKAEGRALAYLAHKFLGDGFGTVYDVSTIAILWFAGASAMAGLLNLVPRYLPRYGMAPAWARALRPLVLVFTVIAFFVTIIFKADVNAQGGAYATGVLVLITSASIAVTLSARRKKQRAQVIGFGLISLVFVYTTVVNSIERPDGLKIAALFILGIMVVSFISRMRRAFELRATHIKMDEKALEFTANAAEGPVRIIAHEPKHLSASRYREKLQHAQQASHLPVDCDAVFIEVIVDDSSDFEQELQVVGKVRHGFKILEVHSNNVPNTVAAVLLHIRDVTGFMPHIYFRWTEGNPISNLSKFLFFGEGEIAPVTREVLREAEPDITRRPWVHVG; encoded by the coding sequence GTGACCACCCTGTCGAGGCCTCCGGCCGATCCGGCCAACCGGCCAAAGAACTCCTTCAAGCTCAAGCCATGGCTACTGGAGGGAATGCCGGATACCTCAGGGAAGCGGCAGGGACCCCACGGACGCCCTGCGGACTCGCACAAGCCCCAAGCCTGGTGGAAAGTCATGTGCCTCACGGGCCTGGACTACTTCTCCACCCTCGGCTACCAGCCAGCCATCGCCGCCCTGGCCGCCGGGCTGTTGTCCCCGCTGGCCACCCTGCTCCTGGTGCTCGCAACCCTGGCCGGCGCCCTCCCCGTATACCGGCGCGTTGCGAAGGAAAGCCCCCGCGGCGAAGGATCCATCGCCATGCTGGAGCGCCTGCTACCGCGATGGGGAGGCAAGCTGTTCGTCCTGGCCCTCCTTGGTTTTGCTGCGACCGACTTCATGATCACCATCACGCTGTCCGCCGCCGACGCCACAGCCCACCTCATCGAGAACCCTTTCGCGCCGCATTTCCTCGAAGGCCAGCAAGTAGTCATCACCTTGGCTTTGATCGCCGGCCTGGGCGTCGTCTTCCTCCGCGGATTCAAAGAAGCCATCAACGTGGCCGTGGTGCTGGTGGCAGCATTCCTCGCGCTGAACCTTGTGGTGATCGTGGTGTCCATGACTCATCTCTTTACCGAAGCCGGCGTCATCACCGACTGGTGGAGTGCGCTCACCACGTCCCATGGCGACCCCATCATGATGATCGCCCTGGCACTTCTGGTCTTCCCCCGCCTGGCACTTGGGCTCTCCGGCTTCGAAACCGGAGTTGCCGTCATGCCTCAGATCAAGGGCCACGCAACAGACACCGATGCCAAGCCCACTGGCCGGATCAAGGGTGCGCACAAGCTCCTCACCACCGCGGCCATCATCATGAGCTCATTCCTCATCACCTCCAGCTTCACCACCGTCATGCTGATCCCCGCCGCCGAATTCCAGGACGGCGGTAAAGCCGAAGGCCGCGCTCTAGCGTATCTGGCGCACAAATTCCTAGGAGACGGATTCGGAACCGTCTATGACGTGAGCACCATCGCCATCCTCTGGTTCGCAGGCGCGTCAGCCATGGCCGGGCTCTTGAACCTCGTCCCCCGTTACCTGCCCCGCTATGGCATGGCGCCGGCATGGGCACGCGCCCTCCGCCCGCTGGTCCTGGTGTTCACCGTCATCGCCTTCTTTGTCACCATCATCTTCAAGGCGGACGTCAACGCCCAAGGTGGCGCCTACGCCACTGGTGTGCTGGTCCTGATAACCTCGGCCTCCATTGCCGTCACACTGTCTGCACGGCGGAAGAAGCAGCGGGCACAGGTCATCGGCTTTGGTCTGATCTCCCTCGTCTTCGTCTACACCACCGTAGTCAACTCGATCGAGCGCCCCGACGGCCTGAAGATCGCCGCCCTCTTCATTCTGGGCATCATGGTAGTTAGCTTCATATCCCGCATGCGGCGCGCGTTCGAACTTCGGGCCACTCACATCAAGATGGACGAGAAAGCCCTCGAATTCACGGCCAACGCCGCCGAAGGTCCCGTCCGCATCATCGCCCACGAACCCAAACACCTCAGCGCAAGCCGATACAGGGAGAAGCTCCAGCACGCCCAGCAGGCAAGTCACCTGCCCGTTGACTGCGACGCCGTCTTCATTGAGGTCATTGTGGACGACAGCTCCGACTTTGAGCAGGAGCTCCAAGTGGTGGGCAAGGTCCGGCACGGGTTCAAGATCCTGGAGGTGCACAGCAACAACGTGCCCAACACCGTGGCCGCAGTACTCCTCCACATCCGCGACGTCACAGGATTCATGCCCCATATCTACTTCCGCTGGACCGAGGGCAATCCGATCTCCAACCTCAGCAAGTTCCTGTTCTTCGGCGAAGGAGAGATCGCCCCGGTAACCCGCGAGGTACTTCGGGAGGCCGAGCCTGACATCACCCGACGCCCGTGGGTGCACGTGGGCTAG
- a CDS encoding cupin domain-containing protein: MKALPVEPSNVPVAIGSRIRAARQAQRLTIEQVADATGLTKGFLSRVERDLTSPSVASLVTLCQVLSVSVGDLFAAPETHLTKRDDGPRISLGGQGIVERLLTARSERRLQILQATIEPRGRGENELYAVDCDVDVLHVVKGRIKLILTNEEYDLEEGDTLSFPGREPHTWINPTDETVEVLWVLVPAASR, encoded by the coding sequence ATGAAGGCTCTACCCGTTGAACCGAGCAATGTTCCCGTTGCCATCGGTTCCAGAATCCGCGCAGCCCGGCAAGCGCAGCGCCTCACCATCGAGCAAGTGGCGGACGCTACCGGTCTGACCAAGGGCTTCCTCAGCCGGGTGGAGCGGGACCTGACATCGCCGTCGGTTGCCTCGCTGGTCACTCTGTGCCAAGTGCTGTCCGTCTCCGTGGGCGACCTCTTCGCAGCTCCGGAGACACACCTGACCAAGCGCGACGACGGCCCCCGCATTTCCCTGGGCGGCCAGGGCATCGTGGAGCGTTTATTGACCGCCCGCTCCGAGCGTCGCTTACAGATCCTGCAGGCAACCATCGAGCCACGTGGCCGCGGCGAAAACGAGCTCTACGCCGTGGACTGCGACGTCGATGTCCTGCACGTGGTCAAGGGACGGATCAAGCTCATCCTCACCAACGAGGAGTACGACCTCGAAGAAGGGGACACTCTCTCCTTCCCGGGCCGGGAACCCCACACTTGGATCAACCCCACGGACGAGACCGTTGAGGTGCTGTGGGTCCTGGTGCCGGCGGCGAGCCGCTAG
- a CDS encoding ABC transporter ATP-binding protein, whose product MLVTLIRRYSKPYLPQIVAVLIFQLASTIATLYLPSLNARIIDEGVSRGDTDFIWQTGALMLAVALGQVVTAIIAVYFGSRVAMAIGRDLRRSVFRQVSSFSAQDVNTFGAPTLITRGTNDVQQVQMLVLMGLNFMVSTPIMCVGGIIMALREDLSLSWLVWVSVPVLVAVVGYLVVRLMPLFRSMQTKIDAINGVLREQIIGIRVVRAFVREPHEARRFGDANDDLTAVSVKIGNLFVLMFPAIGMILHLSTAAVLWFGGQRVDSGEMQVGALTAFLQYLLQILMAVMMGTFMAMMIPRASVCADRIGEVLDVEPSIHNPSSPVVPAEKKGRVEFRDVTFKYPGAEAPVLSNISFTAEPGKTLAIIGSTGAGKTTLVSLLPRLYDVASGDVLLDGVPVTKMDASEITSRVSAVPQKPYLFSGTIEHNLRFGKPDATDEELWEALETAQAKGFVEEKSSGLNRRIAQGGTNVSGGQRQRLSIARALVTKPNVYLFDDSFSALDVATDARLRKALKAKTRDSTVIIVAQRVSTIADADEILVLDNGRIVDRGTHDELLETSPTYQEIVESQLSVEEVA is encoded by the coding sequence ATGCTTGTCACCCTTATACGGCGCTACTCCAAGCCGTATTTGCCGCAGATCGTGGCCGTGCTGATTTTTCAGCTCGCATCCACCATCGCTACGCTGTACCTCCCCAGCCTCAACGCCAGAATTATTGATGAGGGAGTTTCCCGCGGAGACACCGACTTCATCTGGCAGACCGGTGCCCTCATGCTCGCTGTCGCCCTGGGACAAGTGGTCACTGCCATCATCGCTGTGTACTTCGGGTCCCGCGTTGCAATGGCCATTGGCAGGGACCTGCGCCGCAGCGTCTTCCGGCAGGTCAGTAGCTTCTCAGCCCAGGACGTCAACACTTTCGGTGCTCCCACGCTGATTACCCGCGGTACCAACGATGTCCAGCAGGTACAGATGCTGGTGCTCATGGGCCTGAACTTCATGGTCTCAACCCCCATCATGTGTGTGGGCGGCATCATCATGGCGCTCCGTGAGGACCTTAGCCTTTCCTGGTTGGTCTGGGTCTCCGTTCCTGTCCTGGTGGCCGTGGTGGGCTACCTTGTAGTCCGTCTCATGCCGCTGTTCCGTTCCATGCAGACCAAGATCGACGCCATCAATGGCGTACTGCGCGAACAGATCATCGGTATTCGCGTGGTCCGGGCCTTTGTTCGCGAGCCCCACGAGGCCAGGCGCTTCGGGGACGCCAATGATGACCTCACTGCAGTGTCGGTAAAGATCGGCAACCTGTTCGTCCTGATGTTCCCGGCCATCGGCATGATCCTGCACCTGTCCACGGCCGCCGTGCTGTGGTTTGGCGGCCAGCGGGTGGATTCCGGGGAGATGCAGGTGGGTGCGCTCACGGCCTTCCTCCAGTACCTGCTGCAGATCCTGATGGCTGTCATGATGGGCACGTTCATGGCCATGATGATTCCCCGCGCATCCGTCTGTGCAGACCGCATAGGTGAGGTACTGGACGTCGAGCCTTCCATCCACAACCCCAGCTCGCCGGTAGTGCCTGCTGAGAAGAAGGGACGTGTGGAGTTCCGGGACGTCACCTTCAAGTACCCCGGTGCCGAGGCTCCGGTGCTGAGCAACATTTCCTTCACTGCTGAGCCGGGCAAGACCCTGGCCATCATCGGCTCCACGGGTGCCGGCAAAACCACCTTGGTCTCGCTGCTGCCGCGGCTTTACGACGTCGCATCCGGTGACGTCCTGCTGGACGGTGTGCCCGTCACGAAGATGGACGCATCGGAGATCACTAGCCGCGTATCTGCGGTGCCGCAGAAGCCGTACTTGTTCTCAGGAACAATCGAGCACAACCTTCGTTTCGGCAAGCCTGACGCCACGGACGAAGAGCTGTGGGAAGCGTTGGAAACGGCCCAGGCCAAGGGCTTCGTGGAAGAAAAGTCATCCGGTTTGAACCGGCGCATCGCCCAAGGCGGTACCAACGTCTCCGGTGGCCAGCGCCAGAGGCTATCCATTGCCAGGGCGTTGGTTACCAAACCGAATGTGTACCTGTTTGATGATTCGTTCTCCGCGCTCGATGTTGCTACCGACGCCCGTCTGCGCAAAGCCTTGAAGGCCAAGACCCGGGATTCCACAGTCATTATCGTGGCCCAGCGCGTCTCTACCATCGCGGACGCGGACGAGATCCTTGTGCTGGATAACGGAAGGATTGTTGACCGCGGAACGCACGACGAACTGCTGGAGACCTCACCCACCTACCAGGAAATCGTTGAATCCCAGCTGAGCGTGGAGG